AAGAATTGTACCCTGTGACGACACACTATTTGATGCGATACGCATGGGTAATAATACACTGGCCCGCGTTATGGGCGTAAACGTCCCCAAAAAGTGGACCGAGTTCCGGGACACATTCACCCCTTCCTACCATCGCTGGAAAGCGCACCCTCCTCTTCGTGACTGGTGGGTGTACCTCATTATTTACGTTCCTGACAATCAGCTAATCGGCTCCTGCGGCTACAAAGGGGAACCCGATGCTAACGGTATGGTAGAGATCGGCTATGAAATCATGCCCTCTCATCGTTTGAAAGGCCTGGGTACTGAGACAGCCCGGGGATTACTGGATCACGCGCTCAAACAAAGCGCTGTCCGGAGGGTGATAGCCCATACTTTGGCGGAAGAAAATGCATCCGCACATATTCTTGAAAAGCTTGGTTTTGCACAGACAGAGGATGTCAATGACCCGGAAGACGGCCAGCTCTGGCGTTGGGAAATTGTAAAGAAATAATGATTTCAGGTGGAACATTAGTCCTATTGTAACGGATCTTAGTAATTAAAAAATAATTGCACTGGATTAATAAAGTTTTGGCTTAATTGATTACCTTAATTTTCAGAATGCAATAAATCCACACCCTTGTCTCTTACACTATGATTGCGATCTCAAAGGATACCTATCCCTGGCTGAAAAATTACCCGGAAGGCATTCCATATGAAATAAATCCCGACGCATACGTTTCGCTGCTTGAAATGATGGAAATCAGTTTCAGGGACAATGCTGAAAAGGCTGCGTATGTCAACATGGGTAAGGAGATGACTTTTGGCAGATTGGATGAGCTATCGAGAAATTTTGCGGCTTATCTGCA
The genomic region above belongs to Dyadobacter pollutisoli and contains:
- a CDS encoding GNAT family N-acetyltransferase, coding for MIETPHLRIVPCDDTLFDAIRMGNNTLARVMGVNVPKKWTEFRDTFTPSYHRWKAHPPLRDWWVYLIIYVPDNQLIGSCGYKGEPDANGMVEIGYEIMPSHRLKGLGTETARGLLDHALKQSAVRRVIAHTLAEENASAHILEKLGFAQTEDVNDPEDGQLWRWEIVKK